CATATTTATCAGCTCTACTTACAACATTCAGATCTGAAGGTCATTCTGTAAACctgaaacatttctttttttgaaattcatttttcatttgtttacatCTATCTGTAAGTCgggtgtttttgtatttaaattacattttggaAGTGCAATAAACCCCCTGATGTAAATATAACTTGATGTCCGATTCCTTGATATTTTGCCTCTAATTAATACAAGTGATTCACTCTATTCGGTCAAAACTACAACTGGCTCCTGTTTTTGCATCCATGGCAGGAGTTGGAGTGAACTCAGTGGCCCTCAGCACTTAGTCTGTACATTTTCTCATTATTCTGGTCGGGTGTGAATACACGGTGGAATAGGACAGTTCCAACTCTCATGTCTCCTCGTTTCTGTCTCTATCTCCAGTACACCAAACACTGCAGCACTCACCAACCCCCTCTTGTCCCCCCCATGGACCCCCTCTTGTCCCCCTTTTTTCATGTGACCTCTGTGACCTATGCTCCGTGACAACACAGCAAGAGGACCCCATGCTCAAGTTGCCATGGCAATGACCTTGGAGGGCcccagtcagacacacacactcgtccAAAGACACACTCGCGTACACACTGCGGCAAAGGCGAGCGATCGATATTCTATTATACGGAGGGTGGCGAGGcgaggggggggagagagaggagagtcgCACTGCAGTGAGctcactgcagagacacagggGAAATTAGACAGAGGGTGAGAGTGTGAGCGTGTTTGTCAGTGAGAGTGACAGAAAatgggtgtgcatgtgtgttcgtATGTGTGTCGGCTATGTATGAGCAGGAGACGCTGCATTTGTCATTGGACAGTGGCAGAGCAGTGCCAGAAAGTTTCTGTGTTCCTCACTCAAAGGGACAGAACGTCCACAGTATGTGTGACAGTGACCTCTCAGACCGCACAGTCCTTACCTCTCACATTATGAAGCTGTTTATTGTGTATAATTTTTTTGATTTGTGTACCAGGTGGGCAATAAGGGGCTCATTTAAAATAGATGACCCTTGTGGCACAGAGAGGTAGCACAATTACAGGCTGTTCCCACAAGATGAAAGATATACTGCCTTGCCTTATTTGCAGGAATGTAaccttttgaaaataacttttattAATCATAAAAGTTGCTATTCCTTCCTGAGCACATCATTTGTGTGCTATTTTTGACTTCTTAAAAGTGTTGAAAGATGAGATTAGGGAAACAATAGGACATTATTCCCTTTGTAAGACTCTCCTCCTGACAGTGACTCTCATCCTGAAGCTCACGACTGACACGTTTACAGAGAGGTTTGGTGCATTACCCTGGGCCGCTGCCAGCTCTTCCTCTTATGGCACGTTAACATCATGCAGTTTGCAGGTTGAAGTGCATATAAATTCATGACACTAGGTGGCATCCCATCCTCATATTTCTACTGTCTTTTACACCACTTCTGACTAAAATCAACAAATTTGCACCTTAGTGCGATGAAATAATGTCTGAGAGTTTAATCTCATATTTGACTGTATGTACTGGAATAATAGTGAGTCTGATATATGGGGTATTCAAGAGGTGGAACCAAGATGTTGTTTTGCAGATCACAAGTAAATTTCAAGTCTTAGCACTCAAATCACAAGTCAAgacccaagtcctaaactttgagtatCAAGTCCTAAACAATTCATAATGTTCTCCAccaaacattttaacaaaatatgAACAATCTATTGAATTTACGataatcatgaatgcttttaaaATTATATTCAGGTGTTAAAACAAAGTTGTTGGACTCCGTTTGTCACCCATAGTTTTGGTACctgaacaaaattatctttggtatcttTTTTCCCAGGTGTTGCTCAGTAACATAATGTTTGTTCTTCATGGTTTTCTCTTGCAACTTGATTGTATGTTGCCGGATTGCTTCAAAACTAAGTGGATCTTGCAAATTAAGTGTTGACTTGCTGGGAATTAATAGTATTAACGTAAGTGGATTCAGGAAATAATTTGTGGCATACATAGTAAATAATGTACTTTTCAATCTTTGTGCGTGAGGGAAGGTATCAagtcttttcaagtcaaaaggcccAAGTCCAAGTGATGTCACGAGTCATTGGTGGTAAAGTCCAGGCTGAGTTGTAagtattttttgattttattgagTCAGGTAATCAATTAAgtaatcaaatttgtgacttgggTCTGATTTGAGCCCAAGTTATGTGGCTCAAGCGCTCGCATGTCGGGTACTCCAATCAACAAAAATACTTCAAGGTATCATTTCATGTGAAATGTAAGAGGAGGTGTTATAATTAACATGTTACAACTGACAGTAATATGGCCTAACAATTAAATCTTATCAAAGAGATCAACACATTTTTTGTGCAGGCTGAAAAATCTAACAGGCTTCACAAAGCGGTCTTTGTTACAGGTCTATTATAAGGGATGGCATTAATTTCCTTTTATTTGTCATAATATGAATCCTTGATGACTGCTGCATATAAAAAGACATTTCCAAGAAAGAGCAGTAATGAAAGATGTTTAAGTGTAGTTagtaaaaacagagacagaaagacacacagacaggtctAGGTTGTATTAAATGTTCTAGATGTTTTATTGgtgttggtttcatttatttgaCACACATGTTCTACtagttgtgggtttttttcttcttgaatTTCAACTCTTGCAGCCATCTGAGATAGACCCAGCCTGAGACCGCTGGCCCCTTCACTGGTCTccaacacatacatgcacacagaccCAGGCTACACTGGGACCTGGACCCGATCCGGAAACAGACCCCAGGAGCAGCGTCGGTCTCATCATCACCACTCACCACATCACAGCACACTGCACCACATCATACCGGCACACCTGCAGTGACAGGAACCTGAAAGCCTTGGTTGGTGTCTTGTGTCTTTTGGTAAAAACACAAACCTAAAACCCTGCTCTGCTGTTACAGTTTTAGAATAGCCTCCTGAAAAACCAgcaaaaaataactgaaaccaaacgaaaaaacaaaaacaaggagagacacatctctctctctctcgtgtttTCCTATTCCATCCATATTGTTGATGATCTTCTTCATGAATGTCTCTTGAGCTGTTTTTcaacatgtgtttttttattgtttcatttaaattcagtaTAGAATTATATAGATTTCCTAGAGCACACAGAAAGATTGAGTTGTATTTACCAACTTgggagtggggtggggggggtgtaCTGTAATAGTTATTAACAAGGACAATGGTTCACACAgtgcacacaaacagagacaaacggggcaggagggaggggaggggagggatgtgagagacagagggggagacagggGACAGGACGCCATGGGGTGTGCTTTGTTAGGCCTAAATGAGGAAAAGCAGCTCTCACGTACCCCCCCTCCCgtcttagaaataaaaaaagacaaataaaatcatCGAAACCCCCCCTGTGCCccacatattaaaaaacaacaacactgtggcCGTTGAGAACGGAAGAGAAGGAAAATGGACGTGGCAAGAACGACAGGGAGATGACCACTCCGCTGGTCCTCCACAGACAGGAGACGGAGGCGAGAGGTGGCAGTTGAAGTGGTGTCGGCGGTGGGATCTCACTGTGTGATCTTTACATCTGTGTGTGATTGGAGGACAAGCTAAGGGTTGGcgaggagggaaagagagaggggaacGAAGGTATAGAGACAGACgaaggggagagagagcaggggaAGAATAGGGGAGGGCGAGGAGCTGGATGGCCCTTTTTTGCAGAGCATAGACACTCCCTTTGTATCCTTAGCTCATTCAAATCTACATACACAATATGCAGCTGCCGTTTGGTAGATATATTGGTTTATGTACACAGCAGTGAGAGAACACATGCAAAGAGTATCATAGGAGATGGGGAGAAAGGGGGGCGGGTCAATGTAGAAAGTTGTAAAGGtgcttttgctgtttttaatctttggggCAGTTGTGATGAAAATTGCTTCAAAGCGGTTTTTGTCTTTAAGAGGGCGGGGCATTTGGAGGTGTGTCTTGCCGGGGATGGAGTGACAGGGGGGAGAAATAAGTGGAAGATGGAGGGGGTCTGAGCAAAGATGCTCCGTCGATCAATAGTATGTCTCCTTTTCCACCCAACCTGGAgtgcaagagagagaaagaaaaacagaaaagatcATCATTAATGTTTTCACCTCATATTTTCTGAAGATTTTCTCTGAATAAGCATTTGTTAAAGGACTAGTTCAACAACTTGGGATAACACAGGAGTGCTGGACAATTTCTTTGCGCGGTGCAGTGGCTGCAGTTGCCAAGAAACCAATGGAGATTCCAGGAAGTTAATGCAAGCCAAGAAATAGCCCAGCACATACCGCTACAATACCATGCAACATGAAGTAATACCTACTTGTAATTTTGCTACTATAGGGAAGAAGCCGCGGACGTTACTAAAATGATGCCGGGGGCAACTGTTTCCATTGTGTCTTGACAGAAGAGGTCAATTTTTGGCAGTTTAGACAAAAAAACTAcctggttatggtcaggaaaagattgCGTATGTTGCTCTGAGTAGCACAAATGCAGCTGGAAAGGCAAAGAAACGCCACAAccagtgttgctgtttgttggacTGGAATATGGCTCTTCTGGGTCaaccattcacccattcaccTCCCCTCCCGCCCACCCTGCATGGACTTTTGTGCTCTTTCAACTACATCTGTTGCTCTGAGTGTATAATGACATGATTGGGTTTACAGTGAATTTGGTGGAAAGCCAGGTGCGTCCCTTGGCAACATTGTACTGACGCCGAAGAGGTGCTGTATTTTGACaccctgggagtgagaccaggctgaaTCACAACCTCCTTTTAAGAAACTATGGTTTAAGAGGTAATATGGACAAAAATACTAACCTCCAGGGTTCCGACGGAGGAGAAGTTTTcgaatttcatcataaacaaagATGAGAAAACTATAGGGGAATGCACAAAACCACCATGTAGGCCTGTGAACAAGAGAACAATGGGGATTAAACATAATCAAGTAAACAGATAATATATCTTAATATCAGAGTGGGTGCATATGTATCCATGTGATATGTGGTAAAGGCACTCACTTTAGAGGATACATCCTGAGTGCCACATCCATGCCTGGGCAGTAGGATAGGAAGGCAGCCAGGGCTGTCTCTTCAAACAGGCCAAAGATCAAGATCTTGTTCCTGGGTTGAGAAACACAACACATATTGAAGAGCAGAAACGCGTGCCGCCCTAATTTAGATTTACTTacaggcaaaaaaataaattactgaAAGGACACATGTACGTTTATTGTTATCACGGCACACTTGCTGGACTCACCTCATGCCCTGCTGGAACACAGAGTTACGTCTGGTCTTGCAGATGATGACATCAGCCCACTGCACGACTACAATACTGACAAAGAAGGCTGTGTGGCATGTGAACTCCACAATCTTCCTCTGTTCGTATGTCTGAGGGCAGGAGAGGACATATGCACGGTAAGATAAACTGACAAAGCCTTAAAAACACACCttaaacacaccaaaacaacactCTTACCCATTGCTGCCCATAGCTGTCTTCCAGATCATTGACGGAGCGGTCGTCCCAGTTGAGCCTGATGCCGACTAGTCGACTGGGCAGGAAGCCATTTTCAGCCAAGATGACAAAGTAGGAGAAAAAGCCACCCAGAGCCTGAATCATACCTAAggaaaaaacatacacacagtggcATTAAGTTAGGATTAAGTCCTCCTAAAAACATTGCAGATACATTCAAAGTTTATCTGGTTGTTGTTGTATGTATGGGATAAAGTTGATTTTAACACAGAATTACTGTTAGGCAACCACGTTCAAACTTCAATCCAGATCAAAGACAATTCACAGACTAAATCAGCGGCAGCATTTCACCTACCAATTTGTCCATAGGCGATGCTGATAAGCCTCTCATTCACCAGCTTGTCCCTGAATGGGTTCCTGGGCTGACGCTTCATGATGTCGCTCTCAGCCATTTCATAAGCCAGTGAGATGGCTGGCACCtgaggggagaggaagagatgtaAACTTCTAGTGCATTATGACAAGTTGTATCAGACAGAGTAAAGCTGCTTGCCGTAGAAGACAGTTGAGTGTTTGATCAGGTCTCACCATGTCAGTTCCCAGGTCGATACAGAGGATGGTGATGGTTCCCAGTGGCAGGGGGATGTTGACGATGATGAACAACAGGAAGGGGGTGATCTCTGGGATGTTGCTGGTCAGGGTGTAAGCGATGGACTTCTTAAGGTTATCAAAGATCAAACGGCCTGAAGGGAGAAATACAGACAGGTTACATCACATACTAAGTCCTACTGTCTAGCTCTCTGGAGCCACATCCACTAGAACCTCAACCTGAACTCTGATTTTGTGTCTGAATAATTCTTTAGCATagtctgcagaaaaaaaacttgcttCAGTTTATCTGAAATCTTGTTATCTATCCGTCTCTTTCTACACTAATAAACTAAGCCCTCTTTGTTGTAAGAATGCTTCTTCACAATGAATCTTATACcattaaaaaaactgtttatttcccttttaaatggtgccacatttgtaaggaacataaATTTATGTGATGAGCAGctgagctgagtatgtgggttgcgcccatgaaaaatttcttaaatcttctctgccaatgcctgGAAATGGTCTTTTTGGGGTGCCGTCTTCTTGGGTAGCCCACTTCgcagcctgtctctgacatcccCTATTATATGGAACTTGGCCTTCGGTTTGCAGATGGTACTAGTGATCATTCCAAATAATGCCACTACTTGGTTTTGCAgaacaccagcttgaagttgcCCTATTGCAGAGGCCCTATCCAGATCAGTCAAACATGGCATGCTGATTCTTGgagcagacaccaactgaccactgtagcagggcCCATGCTCACAGGTGCAGACAATCAGGTGACAATCAGGCACCTGATTGTCACCTGATTATcacctgattgtcagcacctgggggtaccagaagctcaaaacaagtgtcaatagcaacagcaaaaaaaagctgtttcgCATTgccagagaagatttggcaaatttttcataaccgcaacccacatactcagctctgctgctcatcccacaaatgcatgttccttacaaatgtggcaccatttaaaagggaaataaacaggctttcccacggtataagatttattgccaagaagcattgtcacaacaaagaaataatctaccaaacacaaattgccttactttttgtgcttagtttatatatatataaatgtatatgtatatatgtatatatagattATCTCATTATCAACTCTTCACtgctttaaatgttatttcagTTTGGTCCTCTGGGTCTTCTCACCTTCTTCCACCCCTGTGACAATAGAGGCAAAGTTGTCATCCAACAAGATCATGTCTGCGGCCTGTTTGGATACATCTGAGCCGGAGATTCCCATGGCAACACCAATGTCAGCCTTTTTCAGTGCAGGAGAGTCATTCACACCATCGCCTGTCACAGCTACAATGGCACCCTgggagagaagaaggaggacTGAGGTCAGATGACAGAAATAAATGGAAGATATATTTGATATATCTACCCAGGTATCATGATTTTAAGGGAGACATGCTCCTTAATACCCTTTATACATTGGACCACAAGATTTTCATTAAACAAGTCAATACTtcatgatttctgtttttgtagttttgtggatgtttttttttttttttacatcgtTGAATTAAACTGTCACATTTAAATGGCAATAAAAtgcattcaaatgttacaataaataaatcaaatcaaatgttaTCAAATTAAACTAAAACCTGTTGGTAAATCAAATGCAAACTAACCATCTCAGAGTGAACAAAAACAGTGTACACATCAGTCGGGAAATCCTCATTAAACAGATTACTGGCGCCATCTGCTGTTGTAAAAGTATATTGATCCCTATATGTCTAGTCCCTGAATGTACCCAGtgaaaaatgaaggaaaaaaacactgccTTCTATTAAAACCAATATAAAGCATAAGGACAACACTGCATTGGAGATTTGACTCATAGTTGTTCAACTCATCCCAACAGTTTTAGTGCATGAGGCATTTCTTTTAATACAACAATTTGAAAATGCTCCTACCAGCCTCTGGCAGCCCTCTACGATGATGAGCTTCTGCTGTGGGGATGTTCTGGCAAAGACAATTTCTGTGTGATTCCTCAGGATGTCGTCCATCTGATCCTGAGACAGATCTTTTAGGTCTGTACCATGGATCACGCATGCTTTGGCATCCCTGAACACAGACATTTAGATGTTAATGTGGGCATCATGATTTACCATCATTAACATGACTGTGTGtatcttatttaatttaattttttttggctGTGATCATTCTTTACCTGGGGTTGACCTGGCTGACGGGTATATTAAGACGAGCTGCAATATCCTCCACTGTCTCGTTGCCCTCTGAGATGATGCCCACTCCCTTGGCAATGGCCTTGGCGGTGATTGGGTGATCTCCAGTGACCATGATGACCTAACAAGAGCAAcaaaagatgacattttatcatAAGATCTTAAGACACTGCTATACAGAACGTTATTAAACAACACTGTAAGGAAtacattagttaaaaaaaaccctcacctTGATACCAGCAGATCGGCATTTGCCAACAGCATCAGGCACAGCAGCACGGGGAGGGTCAATCATGGACATGAGGCCAACAAAGCAAAGGTTGTCTGTCTGGAAGTTGACATCATCTGTGTCAAAGGCAAAGCCCTTGGGGTACTGGTCCTCTGGCAGAAGCAAGTGGCAGAAACCTGCAGGGAAAAGAAATGTGTGATTTAGTGTCTGATTTTTGATTTCTAAGAATAAACACAGATCTTCTATCCATCCCCACCTCTTACATAACTTCCAACACGTCTCCAATAGTCTTCAAGAAACTTAATTTCAATAATTCAACAGATCTTACAGGGATACAAAAGATCTTTTGAAGTGAGACGCAGCCAGTTTGGATAAGCAAACCGAATGTTGTAAATGGGGGACGAGcgaaatgtattttagccactttaaAAATTCCTGCCCAGACATTTTAGTTGTCTGTGTAAGCTACATTTAGCTACATGAAGCAGGTGTATCACCCTCTTGAAATCCATAATCAATGGAGAAAAACATTGCACAGGAGCTTCTGGactaccgctgccttgatcagttagttagtttatgttattgtgtgactttgcatTTAAGATGTGAGCTCATATTCACAAAGgtcacacactaacacaaaaaaaacgAACTGTGAAAGGCAGTGGTAGACACtgttttttctcaatggagtctggtgactttgacGAGAGCACAGATGTGGAACAAAAGCCATTTACAGCTATAAATgacagaaagggctgtctgacagcaaggtaaagcggaaaaatattttcaatacaGTGGACACTTAAACTGTCTTTAATTGTGCTTCTCTGAACTGGGGGCGTCCCGGCTGACATCAACTGTATGTAATCCACGGACTATGAATAAGCACCTCACaaaaccccacttcaaaagatccaaactttccctttaagttgAAAAATCTGATCTCGAGCTGTcgaaaatttgaaaatgaaatgtcgAAAATGTCAAAATTACTAAATGCAAGTATGGGGTTGTGCTATTACTGTCGCCAACTGTCCAGTTGCTGTTCAATGAAACAAATTGGATTTGAGTGatttaaaaagttttcacactgaaagATGTTTCTCTTTGGGTTGAGAATGTCTTTCACCTCTTATGTTACAGAGACCGTTAAAAGAAtaagacaataagaaaaatgcTTTGTCAAGAATTTGTTCTGGttattatatgttatattatattatatggtTATTTGCAGGACAGTAG
This DNA window, taken from Epinephelus moara isolate mb chromosome 6, YSFRI_EMoa_1.0, whole genome shotgun sequence, encodes the following:
- the atp1a3b gene encoding LOW QUALITY PROTEIN: sodium/potassium-transporting ATPase subunit alpha-3b (The sequence of the model RefSeq protein was modified relative to this genomic sequence to represent the inferred CDS: deleted 1 base in 1 codon), coding for MGYGRSDSYRVATTQDKDDRSPKKKKGAGTKDMDDLKKEVPITEHKMSVEEVCRKYQTDIVQGLTNAKAAEFLIRDGPNALTPPPTTPEWVKFCRQLFGGFSILLWIGAILCFLAYAIQAATEDEPAGDNLYLGIVLTAVVIITGCFSYFQEAKSSKIMESFKNMVPQQALVIREGEKVQINAEEVVAGDLIEVKGGDRIPADIRVVSAHGCKVDNSSLTGESEPQSRSPDCTHDNPLETRNVAFFSTNCVEGTARGIVICTGDRTVMGRIATLTSGLETGKTPIAKEIEHFIHIITGVAVFLGVTFFILAIILGYSWLEAVIFLIGIIVANVPEGLLATVTVCLTLTAKRMAKKNCLVKNLEAVETLGSTSTICSDKTGTLTQNRMTVAHMWFDNQIHEADTTEDQSGASFDKSSVTWLSLARIAGLCNRAQFKAGQDSLPILKRDVAGDASESALLKCIELSCGSVRAMRDRNKKVAEIPFNSTNKYQLSVHETEDPNDNRYLLVMKGAPERILDRCSTILLQGKEQPMDEELKEAFQNAYMELGGLGERVLGFCHLLLPEDQYPKGFAFDTDDVNFQTDNLCFVGLMSMIDPPRAAVPDAVGKCRSAGIKVIMVTGDHPITAKAIAKGVGIISEGNETVEDIAARLNIPVSQVNPRDAKACVIHGTDLKDLSQDQMDDILRNHTEIVFARTSPQQKLIIVEGCQRLGAIVAVTGDGVNDSPALKKADIGVAMGISGSDVSKQAADMILLDDNFASIVTGVEEGRLIFDNLKKSIAYTLTSNIPEITPFLLFIIVNIPLPLGTITILCIDLGTDMVPAISLAYEMAESDIMKRQPRNPFRDKLVNERLISIAYGQIGMIQALGGFFSYFVILAENGFLPSRLVGIRLNWDDRSVNDLEDSYGQQWTYEQRKIVEFTCHTAFFVSIVVVQWADVIICKTRRNSVFQQGMRNKILIFGLFEETALAAFLSYCPGMDVALRMYPLKPTWWFCAFPYSFLIFVYDEIRKLLLRRNPGGWVEKETTIDRRSIFAQTPSIFHLFLPPVTPSPARHTSKCPALLKTKTALKQFSSQLPQRLKTAKAPLQLSTLTRPPFSPSPMILFACVLSLLCT